The following nucleotide sequence is from Desulfonatronum thioautotrophicum.
GCATCTTGAGCATGACACAAAAAAGAATTGCCCATGACTGGATGCACTGCTATCAATATGCGCCCGTACTCATCGAAACCTTCGTGGAAACCCCAAGATTCCCGGGAACCTGCTACAAAGCTGCAAACTGGACTTGGCTGGGAACTACAAAAGGTGTCGGCAGGCTTGGAAACTCCCACAAACCAACTCTCCCCCAGAAAAACATTTGGGTTTATCCGCTCAAAAAAAGATTCCGGCAGATCCTTTGCTCAAATGTTCAGTAGCCTCAAAGCATTGCCTACAGAAACTGCCCGGAGTTATTGAGCAGTTACGTGGAATTTCCCTAAAATTCTGGAATATAACATAATATCTATTCATGGACCCGCCGGAGGCATCCCCGTCCGTCGCCCACGGTTAACGTGGGCACGGGAAAGCTGAGCCGAGCAAGGCATGGCGATAGCCATTCCCGAAGGGGGCAGACTTGCCGGGCTGGCGTTCGTGCCTTGATCGTGGGGGCAATATGGGGAGCATTCCACATGCTTTGATGAGCCCCGCCCTTTTCGGCCGCCCTTTCAGGGCTGGACTTCAGCCCCACAGGGGCGACATGTTATGCCCAGGGCAACGCCTTGGGACAACTCCTCTGTCTGGAGCGGGGCGATGCTACATGCCATGCGTCCGAAACAGGTGACAGACATCCTCATACAGCCAATCCACGGTGACCCGTGCATCATAGACACCTAGAAAATTATCCGGATGGCTCTCACGCATTCGGATAAATTTTTTTGTATCCGCCCCCACAATCTGATGGTCCGTTTCGCTGAACAGGAATACAGCTTTTGCGTGGCGCGAATTCTGGATCTTTTGAGTACATGCGGATGCAACATCAACAATGTTACTGGAAGTATTGATTGGATGTGTCATGCCCCGGCCCTTTATTTGTGATGCGGTTGCAATGATTTCTCATTGAAGAACAAACCTTTTGAATGTCTGCCAATCAACTATTTTTCTTCGGACGCAAGGAAGCAACGTTTTCGCGTTGTATTGCATTGATCCTCCTTGAGGATGCCCGATACGCAATGTCCATACCGTTCAGTGCACAAATATTCGAGAATATTCCACAATTGAAGCGCAATTCATGAGCCGAGCGCAAGAAGTGCTTTTTGCACTCGGCAGTGGTCTGTGACAGGTGGCTTGTGGCTTGTAAAAACAAGAGGTTGCCGAAATCCTGCGATGCGTTGGTTTTGGCCCCAGAGACTTTTTGCACTGACCTCAATCATGTGCCTTCCGGCTTTGACAGGCTGCGCGGTTCAAATTCCTTGCGCCATCTTCGAACCCATTCCGAATCATCTTTTGTCAATCCGAGATCCTCCCCGCGAAGCATTCGTTCTTCGGCATTTCGTTTCTCCTTGGCCTCAACGGCAAGTTGCTGCAGCTTTGTCTGAAATTCCTGTTCCGTTTCCAGGGGAATCGTTTCCTGGGCATAGGCCTCGATGATCAACAGATGTTTGCGAACGCACATCTCGCTCTCGGTCTCGCAGGGACAGTCCTGATCCGTGAGATGATTCTGCAACAAAAGCATTTCTTTCAGAAGCTGTTCATACTGCCATTTCAGGATTGGTGTCATTTTTTCTGTCACGTCCGACCTCGTTTTTTTAAGTGATGATTGCCGAAAAATTGCGATTCTGGATGTTATGTGACAATTTTTTTCAAAACAATGGACACATATGTCTTGAAAAGTGACATTACGTTGTTTTCAAGAAAAGTTGAAAAATCACTTGAAAAGCTGTTCACAAAATAGAAAATAGAAAACAGCTTTTCCAGTGTGAAAAGTGCCAGTTGCAGTTTACAACCGTCCACTCAAGATTCAATTATCTGTGCAGGAATTGATTTCAAACTGCCAGCACGTCGGCCTTTTCTACTTCTTCACACCATTTTCAATCCGTTCACCAATCTCCTGATCAATATTGCGCCAGTATTCGAACGCACGTTGCAGAACGGGTTCGGAGACACCTTTTTTGAGGTGTCCGACAGCATTGGAGACCAGTCGTTCCCGCTGTGCATCATCCATGACCTTGCGGATCAGGGCGCGGGGCTGAACGTAGTCGTCGTCGTCCGCACGCGGGGTGTACGCTGCACGGATGAATTCCCCGCTGACACTCCAGCCCGCGATTTCCGGATAGCGTTGCGTATCTGCCTGGGGACCACCCTTTGAGTTCGGGGCGTAAACGGGATCGGTGACGTTATCGATGCGCATGACCCCGTCCTTGCTGTAGCTCTGTACCGAAACCTTGGGTCGATTGACCGGAATCTGCTTGTAGTTGACGCCCAGGCGGGCGCGGTGGGCATCGGCGTAGGAAAAAAGCCTGGCAAGGAGCATTTTGTCCGGACTGACCCCGGTCCCCGGGACAAGACTGTTTGGCTCGAAGGCCGCCTGTTCAATCTCGGTATGAAAATCCGTGGGATTGCGGTTCAGCGTCAATCGGCCGACCTCATGCAGCGGGTAGTCGCCATGGGGCCAGACCTTGGTCAGGTCGAATGGGTTGAACCGGTAGGTTTCCGCGTCCGCGAAGGGCATGATCTGCATCTTCAACGTCCAGGTCGGGTAATCCCCTCGCTTGATCGCCTCGAACAGGTCTCGACGATGATAGTCCGCATCGATTCCGGCGATGCGGTCGGCCTCTTCCTGGGTAAGAAAATCATTGCCCTGATCGGTTTTAAAATGATACTTCACCCAGAAACGCTCGCCATCGGCGTTCACCCACATATAGGTGTGGCTCCCATAACCGTTCATGTTCCGCCATGTCTTCGGAATGCCGCGGTCACTCATCAGCAACGTTACCTGATGCGCTGTTTCGGGCGACAGGGTCCAGAAGTCCCATTGCATGTCGTGATCGCGGAGACCATTGTCCGCACGTCGCTTTTGGGAGCGAATGAAGTGTTGAAACTTCATGGGGTCACGCACGAAAAAAATCGGGATGTTGTTCCCGACCAGATCGAAGTTGCCATCGCTGGTGTAAAACTTCAGGGCGAAACCACGCGGATCCCGCCAGGTGTCCGGACTGCCTCGCTCTCCGGCCACGGTGGAAAATCGGATCAGGACATCCGTCTTCGTTCCCGGCTGGAATACTGCGGCTTTTGTATACGCGCTGACATCCTGGGTCACCTCGAAGTGTCCGAAAGCTCCGGAACCCTTGGCATGCGGCTGGCGCTCGGGAATGCGCTCCCGGTTGAAGTTGGCCATCTGCTCGATGAGATAGTGGTCCTGCAGCAAAATGGGCCCATCCGCTCCAACTGTGAGTGAAAACTCGTCACTGCTGACAGGTATACCTGCATCATTCGTCGTTGGTTTTCGCTGATCGCTCATGCAATGCCTCCTTCCAATTTATGAGTTCCGGTCTATAGAGCATCATTTTTTTGCTCTACCTTCAGAAGCTCATTTTATGATATACCTCGATTCTGACATTTTCTAAACGGTTGTACCCATGTCCTCCAGCAATGACCCAATCAGCATGTTGCGAGCAAGGTTGTCGTTGTTGCTCCAAATATTTCGTTGCAGTATTCTTGCAACCTGTGTCATGCAATATGCGATACGGCAGTGATTTCAGGCAATGAGGAAAACCCCTTATTTTTTGATGCCGGATACTGTATAATTCAAAGAGAATTTGTATCAGGATTTCATCACGTTCTCTTATGGATGTACCTGGAGATGATCAACCGACATTGAAGATTTTTACCCAATCCATGTCATTGACAAGAATAATCGACAGACATGGTTCCGTTTACAACGCTCCCTGGCCAACCATTCTGTCTGCTACGTGGGTGCCATTCATGATGTTTCTGAATCAGGAAGAGTGCGGGATTCGAATTTTTTGCGCCAGGCATGGGCCCATTCAGCATGGTTTTTCGCCAAGCCTTGATCTTCAATGATTTGATTGCGCCAGGCACGGACCCACTCCGAGTCATCTTCCTTCAGCCCTTGGTCCGTACCGCTCATTTTTTTTTCTTCAGCATTGCGTTTCATCTTCGCTTCAACGGCAAGATGCTGCAGCTTTGCTTGCATGTCTTCATCCGTTTCCAAAGGAATCG
It contains:
- a CDS encoding Druantia anti-phage system protein DruA; the encoded protein is ILSMTQKRIAHDWMHCYQYAPVLIETFVETPRFPGTCYKAANWTWLGTTKGVGRLGNSHKPTLPQKNIWVYPLKKRFRQILCSNVQ
- a CDS encoding catalase, with translation MSDQRKPTTNDAGIPVSSDEFSLTVGADGPILLQDHYLIEQMANFNRERIPERQPHAKGSGAFGHFEVTQDVSAYTKAAVFQPGTKTDVLIRFSTVAGERGSPDTWRDPRGFALKFYTSDGNFDLVGNNIPIFFVRDPMKFQHFIRSQKRRADNGLRDHDMQWDFWTLSPETAHQVTLLMSDRGIPKTWRNMNGYGSHTYMWVNADGERFWVKYHFKTDQGNDFLTQEEADRIAGIDADYHRRDLFEAIKRGDYPTWTLKMQIMPFADAETYRFNPFDLTKVWPHGDYPLHEVGRLTLNRNPTDFHTEIEQAAFEPNSLVPGTGVSPDKMLLARLFSYADAHRARLGVNYKQIPVNRPKVSVQSYSKDGVMRIDNVTDPVYAPNSKGGPQADTQRYPEIAGWSVSGEFIRAAYTPRADDDDYVQPRALIRKVMDDAQRERLVSNAVGHLKKGVSEPVLQRAFEYWRNIDQEIGERIENGVKK